One genomic window of Phycisphaerae bacterium includes the following:
- a CDS encoding proton-conducting transporter membrane subunit, protein MVLALFLIPALAGIAAFFIRPHRPRRALLPAVAVAHASLTSLAWLRLPAPALQGLLKLDELGLLFLSITSALFLVASFYAVGYLKRETHGQRSDFEQGFLFDNIPEAVFVGCLLLFLAMMTLVSLSAHVGLMWVAVEATTLASAPLIYFHRHHRSLEAAWKYLLICSVGIALALLGIFFLAVAAADVAGTATSLLTDDLVRRGAALNRPWLSAAFVFLLVGYGTKMGLAPLHTWLPDAHSESPSVVSALLSGALLNCAFLGILRAHQVLTAAGCTALGQELLVLLGLISMGTAAVFIIGQQDYKRLLAYSSVEHIGILALGVGLGGAGVFGSMLHAVNHSLTKAMLFLVAGNLLAVYNSKSCRDVRGALRVMPFSAALWIAGFLAITGSPPFGPFLSEFTVLKAALDQGRAVVAILYLGCLGIIFVGMASVFARMTQGQASLPMDQPRAHEPLLSVIPPAVLGVLVLCLGVHVPTPLNSLIQRAAQMVGGS, encoded by the coding sequence ATGGTTTTGGCGCTCTTCCTAATTCCTGCTCTGGCTGGCATTGCCGCATTCTTCATCCGGCCGCACCGCCCCCGACGAGCCCTGCTGCCGGCCGTGGCGGTGGCTCACGCGTCGCTCACGAGCCTTGCATGGCTGAGATTGCCCGCGCCAGCCCTTCAGGGCCTGCTCAAGCTGGACGAGCTGGGCCTGCTCTTCCTGAGCATCACGAGCGCCCTTTTTCTGGTTGCTTCGTTCTACGCGGTGGGGTACCTGAAGCGTGAAACACACGGCCAGCGATCGGACTTCGAACAGGGCTTCCTCTTCGACAACATTCCAGAGGCCGTCTTCGTCGGCTGCCTGTTGTTGTTCCTGGCCATGATGACTCTGGTGAGTCTTAGTGCCCACGTCGGCCTGATGTGGGTGGCCGTTGAAGCGACGACGCTGGCCAGTGCGCCCCTGATCTACTTCCATCGGCACCATCGCTCCCTCGAGGCCGCCTGGAAGTATCTGCTCATCTGTTCGGTGGGTATCGCCCTGGCGCTGCTGGGCATCTTCTTCCTGGCCGTCGCGGCAGCCGACGTGGCGGGAACCGCCACTTCGCTTCTGACGGATGATCTGGTGCGCCGAGGCGCCGCACTGAACCGACCGTGGCTTTCAGCGGCGTTCGTCTTTCTTCTGGTCGGATACGGCACCAAAATGGGCCTGGCTCCGCTGCACACGTGGCTTCCCGACGCGCACAGCGAGTCGCCTTCAGTCGTGTCCGCCCTGCTGTCGGGAGCCCTGCTCAATTGCGCCTTCCTGGGCATCTTGCGTGCACACCAGGTACTGACAGCGGCTGGCTGCACCGCCCTCGGACAGGAACTGCTGGTACTGTTGGGGCTGATTTCCATGGGCACCGCCGCCGTGTTCATCATCGGTCAACAGGACTACAAGCGTCTGCTGGCCTACTCGAGCGTCGAGCACATCGGCATCCTTGCCTTGGGAGTCGGCCTGGGGGGGGCTGGCGTGTTCGGCTCGATGCTGCACGCGGTCAATCACTCGTTGACCAAGGCGATGCTGTTTCTCGTGGCCGGCAATCTGCTGGCGGTCTACAACTCCAAGTCCTGCCGAGATGTCCGCGGCGCACTGCGAGTCATGCCGTTTTCGGCAGCACTCTGGATTGCGGGGTTCCTGGCCATTACCGGGTCACCGCCTTTCGGGCCGTTCCTGAGCGAGTTCACAGTCCTCAAAGCCGCCTTGGACCAGGGGCGAGCGGTCGTGGCCATTCTGTACCTGGGCTGTCTGGGGATCATATTCGTCGGCATGGCTTCGGTCTTCGCACGCATGACGCAGGGACAGGCGAGTCTGCCGATGGACCAACCGCGGGCCCATGAGCCCTTGTTAAGCGTGATACCCCCGGCGGTCCTGGGCGTGCTCGTCTTGTGTCTTGGTGTTCATGTTCCGACGCCGTTAAACAGCCTGATCCAGCGGGCCGCACAGATGGTGGGAGGGTCCTGA
- a CDS encoding hydrogenase, protein MQAYTDLVLITVALTNLALTGVASLGTCIRVMALQGVLLGIVTVTVRQEGVSIHTLVFVTIAVVLKGFVFPRLLLRAVREADVRREVEPFVGFTFSLLIGTLALPAAMWLGARLPAATPQAPPLAAPVAFHAILVGLFLIVSRRKAITQVLGYLAMENGIFLFGVGLVRQATLLVELGILLDVFVAVFVMGIAIFHISREFDHMDTDRLSSLKE, encoded by the coding sequence ATGCAAGCCTACACGGATCTGGTTTTGATTACCGTTGCCTTGACTAACCTGGCCCTGACCGGCGTTGCTTCTCTGGGCACCTGCATCCGCGTCATGGCGCTGCAGGGCGTGCTTTTGGGCATCGTAACGGTGACTGTTCGACAGGAAGGCGTCTCTATACACACGTTGGTATTCGTGACCATCGCGGTTGTGCTCAAGGGTTTTGTTTTCCCTCGGTTGCTCCTGCGAGCGGTACGCGAGGCAGACGTGCGGCGAGAGGTGGAGCCGTTCGTCGGTTTCACGTTCTCCTTGCTGATCGGGACGCTGGCTCTGCCGGCAGCCATGTGGCTGGGCGCACGTCTGCCGGCGGCCACACCGCAGGCCCCGCCGCTGGCCGCGCCCGTCGCGTTCCACGCGATTCTCGTCGGCTTGTTCCTGATCGTCAGCCGGCGCAAGGCCATCACCCAGGTCCTCGGCTACCTGGCGATGGAAAACGGGATCTTCTTGTTTGGCGTCGGGCTGGTGCGTCAGGCAACGCTGCTGGTCGAGCTTGGGATTCTTCTGGATGTTTTCGTGGCGGTGTTCGTCATGGGGATCGCGATTTTCCACATCAGTCGGGAGTTCGACCACATGGACACCGACCGGCTGTCCTCGTTGAAGGAATGA
- a CDS encoding NADH-quinone oxidoreductase subunit H — MRVFSLCQPLLALTLAPLLLGIISRVKAFVAGREGPPLIQPYLDLFRLLGKGAVYSRTTTAVFRLAPVVGLAAVAAAVLLLPIGGTRAVIAFPGDLVLLAYLLGLLRFLTVIGALDTGSSFEGMGASREVHFSSLAEPVLMLAVAALARKLDSISLSGIYMPLSFGTWLAAGPALVMAAVAMLVIVLAENARIPVDDPNTHLELTMIHEVMVLDYSGPDLAFILYGAALKLWVFGSLLVGLCVPVRTGWFVVDAGAFLLGMFALAVIVGIIESAMARLRLLRVPQLLVGAGALAVLALVLVARS, encoded by the coding sequence ATGCGAGTCTTCAGTTTGTGCCAACCACTACTGGCCCTGACGCTGGCCCCGCTCCTGCTGGGGATCATCAGCAGGGTAAAGGCGTTCGTCGCCGGACGGGAAGGGCCACCGCTGATTCAGCCCTATCTCGACCTGTTCCGGCTGCTTGGCAAGGGCGCGGTGTACAGCCGGACGACAACGGCGGTTTTCCGACTGGCTCCGGTCGTCGGGCTGGCGGCCGTGGCGGCTGCGGTGCTGCTGCTTCCGATCGGTGGAACCAGGGCCGTCATCGCCTTCCCCGGCGATCTCGTATTGCTGGCCTACCTCTTGGGCCTGTTGAGATTTCTCACTGTGATCGGCGCCCTGGACACCGGATCGAGCTTCGAGGGCATGGGCGCCAGCAGAGAGGTCCATTTCTCGTCGCTGGCCGAGCCGGTATTGATGCTCGCAGTGGCCGCTCTGGCCCGCAAGCTGGACAGTATTTCGCTCTCGGGGATCTACATGCCCCTCTCGTTCGGAACGTGGCTCGCGGCGGGCCCGGCGCTGGTGATGGCCGCGGTCGCGATGCTGGTCATTGTCCTCGCTGAGAACGCGCGGATCCCCGTCGATGACCCCAACACGCACCTTGAACTCACCATGATCCACGAAGTCATGGTTCTGGACTACAGCGGGCCCGACCTGGCGTTCATACTCTACGGGGCCGCGCTCAAATTGTGGGTGTTCGGCTCGCTGCTCGTCGGATTGTGCGTGCCCGTGCGAACAGGCTGGTTCGTCGTTGATGCCGGCGCTTTTCTGCTGGGCATGTTCGCGTTGGCCGTGATCGTGGGCATCATCGAATCGGCGATGGCCCGGCTTCGTTTGCTGCGAGTGCCGCAACTGCTGGTCGGGGCCGGAGCCCTTGCGGTTCTCGCGCTTGTGCTGGTGGCGAGGTCATAG